The Thalassotalea psychrophila genome window below encodes:
- a CDS encoding non-ribosomal peptide synthetase, whose amino-acid sequence MFNHIRKYDESIALITDDSTKVTYKQLYRDALEFSRKLENDNERNFVVLEMANNVTTIVCYLACLLKDHPVLLLDADNKQQNQKIIDSYQPNIIIHTQSGSPEITVKNKKLIKLHSELAILLTTSGSTGSPKLVKLSKKNITSNTQSICEYLQLTDKDRAITSLKGNYSYGMSVINTHLFIGASLLLTNMNITDHSFFSLFDKFSISNFSGVPYNFELLSKQNLNFANFPSLRFVTQAGGKLSNNLVLQFAKQAKQGNFKFFIMYGQTEASPRISYLPPDKTLTFPDFIGIAIPGGELLLYDDNEHVINQPLVEGELVYQGDNIMLGYASTPDELADDEQITRLKTGDIAFFNEQGLYKIVGRKSRFAKPYGLRVNLDDIEAYLKAEGVISTVTCLSENILVFIVEDRAAADQRTFLNNHLAAEFHLPKATFIINFIIEIPRLGNGKINYQMLNTQSSLICKKLADDTSFWQVFKQEFLRSLKLSHENWSGILEIFVHFFPNQDVSLSSSFISLGGDSLQYITISTEVEQYLASLPNNWSLLSISELESIKAYHGI is encoded by the coding sequence ATCTTTAATCATATCAGGAAGTATGATGAATCCATTGCATTAATCACGGATGACTCAACAAAAGTTACATACAAACAGTTATATAGAGATGCATTAGAGTTTTCTAGGAAATTAGAAAATGACAATGAACGTAATTTTGTGGTTCTTGAAATGGCAAATAACGTCACAACAATTGTGTGTTATTTAGCATGCTTACTTAAAGATCATCCCGTCTTATTACTTGATGCCGATAATAAGCAGCAAAATCAAAAGATAATTGATAGTTATCAGCCTAATATTATTATTCATACTCAAAGCGGGTCACCTGAGATCACTGTCAAAAATAAAAAATTGATTAAACTCCACTCAGAGTTGGCAATTTTACTCACCACTTCTGGTTCAACAGGTTCTCCTAAATTAGTTAAATTATCTAAAAAAAATATCACTTCCAATACTCAATCAATATGTGAGTATTTACAATTGACTGATAAAGATCGAGCCATTACCTCACTAAAAGGTAATTACTCTTATGGTATGTCGGTAATAAACACTCATCTTTTTATTGGCGCCAGTTTATTATTGACCAATATGAATATTACAGATCATAGTTTTTTCTCATTATTTGATAAATTCAGCATTAGCAACTTTTCTGGTGTCCCATATAACTTTGAATTGTTAAGTAAGCAGAATCTGAACTTTGCAAATTTTCCATCACTTAGATTTGTAACCCAGGCGGGTGGTAAGCTATCAAATAATTTGGTTTTACAATTTGCCAAACAGGCGAAGCAGGGTAACTTCAAGTTTTTTATCATGTATGGTCAAACAGAAGCTTCACCAAGGATCAGTTATTTACCGCCTGATAAAACGCTTACATTCCCTGACTTTATTGGAATTGCTATACCAGGCGGAGAACTGTTGCTGTATGACGATAATGAACATGTTATAAACCAACCCTTGGTTGAAGGTGAGCTGGTATATCAGGGGGACAATATAATGTTGGGCTATGCTTCTACACCTGACGAATTGGCAGATGATGAGCAGATAACAAGATTAAAAACTGGAGACATTGCCTTTTTCAATGAGCAAGGCTTATATAAGATAGTCGGCAGAAAATCTCGTTTTGCAAAACCTTATGGTCTTAGAGTTAACCTAGATGACATTGAAGCATACCTCAAAGCTGAAGGGGTGATTTCGACCGTTACCTGTTTATCCGAAAATATTCTAGTATTTATTGTTGAAGATAGAGCGGCCGCTGATCAAAGAACCTTTTTAAATAACCATCTTGCTGCGGAGTTTCATTTACCTAAAGCAACTTTCATAATTAATTTCATTATAGAGATACCTCGCCTTGGTAATGGCAAAATCAATTATCAAATGTTAAATACACAAAGTTCCCTTATCTGTAAAAAATTAGCTGATGACACATCATTTTGGCAAGTCTTCAAACAAGAATTTTTAAGATCATTAAAGCTAAGTCATGAAAATTGGTCGGGCATTTTAGAAATTTTTGTGCACTTCTTTCCCAATCAAGATGTGAGTTTATCTTCTAGCTTTATTTCATTAGGTGGTGACTCCCTACAATACATAACAATATCGACCGAGGTTGAGCAATATTTAGCTTCTTTACCAAATAACTGGTCGTTATTAAGTATTTCTGAACTAGAAAGTATTAAGGCATATCATGGTATTTAA
- the dtd gene encoding D-aminoacyl-tRNA deacylase, whose amino-acid sequence MIALVQRVSHAHVSIDGNINGQIDKGLMVLLGVEKGDDQAKAKRLAQKVATYRMFEDEQGKMNLDVGQVGGDLLVISQFTLAADTKRGKRPSFSGSAEPGLGEELYDYFCLQLRESGFKVPTGIFGADMQVTLTNDGPVTFTLTS is encoded by the coding sequence ATGATCGCGTTAGTACAAAGAGTAAGCCATGCTCATGTGTCTATTGATGGCAATATCAATGGGCAAATAGATAAAGGCTTAATGGTTTTATTAGGTGTTGAGAAAGGCGATGATCAAGCAAAAGCAAAGCGCCTTGCGCAAAAAGTTGCAACATACCGAATGTTTGAGGATGAGCAAGGAAAGATGAACCTCGACGTTGGTCAAGTGGGAGGCGATTTATTGGTCATTTCACAATTTACCCTGGCCGCAGATACAAAACGCGGAAAAAGACCAAGCTTTTCAGGCTCAGCAGAGCCAGGTTTAGGCGAAGAGTTGTATGATTACTTTTGTCTGCAATTAAGAGAGAGCGGTTTTAAAGTACCAACCGGAATTTTTGGCGCTGATATGCAAGTGACCTTAACTAACGATGGTCCTGTTACATTCACCCTAACCAGTTAA
- a CDS encoding YcxB family protein — MNFESKFTLSKRHFSECFEQSSSLQPKTNKRYFKALALFALGLFFYWSQIEGLSAHLGMFFFILAFVDVLSVKFAKGWWVTRQMFSKAAGNDVTITLNDEGINIESDFAKQLLTWSQIQAYQETEKGIVLTAAQGGNSYISKSCFSDDAWLFLLEKLSAK; from the coding sequence ATGAATTTTGAAAGTAAATTTACCCTAAGTAAGCGCCACTTTAGTGAATGTTTTGAACAATCAAGTTCATTACAACCAAAAACTAATAAGCGTTACTTCAAAGCATTGGCTTTGTTTGCTTTAGGATTGTTTTTTTACTGGAGTCAAATTGAGGGTTTAAGCGCCCATCTTGGTATGTTCTTTTTTATTTTGGCTTTTGTTGATGTCCTAAGCGTAAAATTTGCTAAAGGTTGGTGGGTTACTCGGCAAATGTTCAGTAAAGCTGCGGGAAATGATGTAACAATAACTCTAAACGACGAAGGTATTAATATTGAATCAGACTTTGCCAAACAATTATTAACTTGGTCACAAATTCAAGCTTATCAAGAAACCGAAAAAGGCATTGTTTTAACTGCGGCGCAAGGTGGTAACAGCTATATCTCAAAAAGCTGTTTTAGTGATGATGCTTGGCTATTTTTGTTAGAAAAACTCTCTGCTAAGTAA
- a CDS encoding bifunctional GNAT family N-acetyltransferase/hotdog fold thioesterase, with translation MPKPIFTVKQPISKDDFQDYHQLRFEQLRQPWAQPKGSEVDELENQSVHRMVVDQFDNVVAVGRFHKTTCFVAQIRFMAVSDKYQGQGLGKTILNALEREAAIQGVTTIELNAREVAINFYQACDYQLHNETHTLYGEVKHFAMSKAVKPIKNSYTPWLEELEAVWHRTIPVSKHMIIHPASLVEQQFTVCANREANINLHNTMFAGSIYTLATLTGWGWVHLLVKQQQLQGDIVLADADIRYKHPLHGQPLAKIQQSLTSGNIEVLSKGRRARIKVQVDVYDGDRVVATFNGKYVVLPMIKAEQQNEEI, from the coding sequence ATGCCAAAACCAATATTTACGGTTAAACAACCTATCAGTAAAGATGACTTTCAAGACTATCATCAACTTCGATTTGAACAATTAAGACAGCCTTGGGCACAGCCTAAGGGCTCTGAGGTTGATGAACTTGAAAATCAATCTGTACATCGTATGGTGGTAGATCAATTTGACAATGTTGTTGCTGTAGGGCGCTTTCATAAAACTACCTGCTTTGTCGCACAAATTCGATTTATGGCAGTAAGCGATAAGTATCAAGGGCAAGGGCTAGGTAAAACTATACTCAATGCGCTTGAGCGTGAAGCGGCAATTCAAGGTGTTACAACCATAGAGCTTAATGCCAGAGAGGTGGCAATAAATTTTTATCAAGCTTGTGATTATCAGTTGCACAATGAAACGCATACTTTATATGGTGAAGTAAAACACTTTGCTATGAGCAAAGCCGTTAAACCAATAAAGAATAGCTACACTCCATGGTTAGAAGAGCTTGAAGCCGTTTGGCATCGCACTATCCCCGTTTCTAAACATATGATTATTCATCCGGCTTCTTTAGTTGAACAGCAATTTACTGTTTGCGCTAACCGAGAAGCCAATATTAATCTGCATAACACTATGTTTGCCGGGAGCATTTATACCTTGGCAACGTTAACTGGTTGGGGATGGGTGCACTTACTAGTAAAGCAACAGCAGCTGCAGGGCGATATCGTGTTAGCCGATGCTGACATACGCTATAAACATCCTCTACATGGTCAGCCACTTGCCAAAATTCAGCAAAGTCTTACTTCGGGTAATATTGAAGTGTTAAGTAAAGGACGCAGAGCTCGAATAAAGGTACAGGTTGATGTTTATGATGGTGATAGAGTTGTTGCAACATTTAATGGAAAATATGTAGTGTTACCGATGATTAAAGCAGAACAACAGAATGAGGAAATTTAG
- a CDS encoding NfeD family protein yields the protein MNFSNDVFAWGCVGIVLMLAELVIPGGIVVFLGTSALAVALTLQFGIITSWIHAFTLWFILSMVLLIIFRNVGQKMVGGDSRVENTDENLDVFGQRVDVIETIGPGNKKGRIEFQGTNWSALGDGSEIQSGEKVKIVCRENISYVVEKIN from the coding sequence ATGAATTTTAGTAATGATGTATTTGCCTGGGGCTGTGTTGGTATTGTTTTAATGCTAGCTGAATTGGTTATTCCAGGTGGTATTGTGGTGTTTCTTGGCACTTCAGCCTTAGCTGTTGCACTAACTCTGCAATTTGGCATTATTACTAGTTGGATACACGCTTTTACCCTGTGGTTCATCCTTTCAATGGTACTACTTATTATATTTAGAAACGTTGGCCAAAAGATGGTTGGCGGTGATAGTCGAGTTGAAAATACCGATGAGAATCTAGATGTGTTTGGCCAAAGAGTCGATGTTATCGAAACAATCGGTCCTGGTAATAAAAAAGGAAGAATAGAGTTTCAAGGCACAAATTGGAGTGCTCTTGGCGATGGCAGTGAAATTCAGTCTGGTGAAAAAGTAAAAATTGTTTGCCGGGAAAACATCTCATATGTGGTTGAGAAAATTAACTAA
- a CDS encoding Rossmann-fold NAD(P)-binding domain-containing protein, translating into MSDHLDYIGSVGIIGAGWLGLPLSLTLQEKGVKVVASATNLDSEDKLKQRGLNTCRLNLPDIDNTCSLLQCQHLVICIPPGIRYGKSDYVAKISAIVDQVELEQCAVQSITLLSSTAVYNGLFGEVTEDSVLNLQGAKVDIMHQAEQAILTSKCTNKAVLRLGGLMGYDRQPGRFFNNGKVIPNPESVINFIHRDDVIGIICQLLVSFQNNVSLKNPTNIFNCVAPHHPTRRNFYQKALSSLGMPMASFSDQEESDGKLVNSKFIGYLQYQFKYADIMACLESSS; encoded by the coding sequence TTGTCAGATCATCTTGATTATATAGGTAGTGTTGGCATCATAGGTGCCGGTTGGCTTGGTCTTCCGCTTTCATTAACTTTGCAAGAAAAAGGAGTGAAGGTAGTCGCAAGCGCTACAAACTTAGATAGTGAAGACAAGCTCAAGCAAAGAGGGCTTAACACTTGCCGTTTAAACTTGCCTGATATAGACAATACTTGCTCTTTACTACAATGCCAGCACTTAGTTATTTGTATTCCTCCAGGGATCCGATATGGGAAAAGTGATTATGTGGCAAAAATTTCAGCTATTGTAGATCAAGTTGAACTAGAACAATGCGCTGTACAAAGTATTACCCTATTAAGCTCTACCGCGGTTTATAATGGATTGTTTGGCGAGGTAACAGAAGATTCTGTGTTAAATTTACAAGGTGCAAAGGTTGATATAATGCATCAGGCTGAACAAGCCATATTAACCAGTAAGTGCACCAATAAAGCAGTTTTAAGATTAGGCGGTTTAATGGGCTATGATCGCCAACCCGGTCGTTTTTTTAATAATGGCAAGGTTATTCCTAATCCAGAATCCGTAATTAATTTTATTCATCGTGATGATGTTATCGGCATTATTTGTCAGTTATTGGTCAGCTTTCAAAATAATGTCTCATTGAAAAACCCAACAAATATATTTAATTGCGTTGCTCCTCATCATCCAACTCGGCGTAACTTTTATCAAAAGGCACTGAGCAGTTTAGGAATGCCTATGGCAAGTTTTAGTGATCAAGAAGAAAGTGATGGTAAATTGGTTAACAGTAAATTTATTGGTTATTTACAGTATCAATTTAAATACGCTGATATAATGGCTTGTCTAGAGAGTAGTAGTTAA
- a CDS encoding CPBP family intramembrane glutamic endopeptidase — MSNSQELSSPNSYEPLSHAVLWIMALYVPTIFLSIIMVMYAESNPQIIDTAKWLTDGDVTTVFSILMAFFTLPLLAYGTSNLSGKQRFKFFALQKRFSFNEFKPWLMLTLVYIVLSYLINILLDVRMPEWMLEMRDTIDYGWLSLLSVCIIAPIFEELVFRGFIFSKIERTRLRKSGAVVVTAVIFTMIHTQYENIILADLFVLSLLLSFVRLKTNNLKYCIAIHMLNNMVSALFLFG, encoded by the coding sequence TTGTCTAATTCACAAGAGCTTTCATCACCAAATTCTTATGAGCCACTTTCGCATGCGGTGTTATGGATCATGGCTTTGTATGTTCCAACCATATTCTTAAGCATTATCATGGTGATGTACGCTGAGTCCAACCCGCAAATCATTGATACCGCTAAATGGTTAACAGATGGTGATGTGACAACGGTGTTTTCAATTTTAATGGCATTTTTTACTCTGCCGTTATTGGCTTATGGCACTAGCAATTTATCAGGAAAGCAACGATTTAAGTTTTTTGCTTTGCAAAAACGATTTAGTTTTAATGAATTTAAACCTTGGCTAATGCTTACACTTGTATACATAGTGTTGAGTTATTTGATTAATATTTTACTTGATGTACGCATGCCTGAGTGGATGCTAGAAATGCGCGATACCATAGACTATGGTTGGTTAAGTTTATTGTCAGTTTGCATTATCGCTCCTATTTTTGAAGAGTTGGTATTTCGTGGTTTTATTTTTAGTAAAATAGAGCGAACTCGTTTGAGAAAATCAGGAGCCGTTGTTGTTACAGCCGTAATATTTACTATGATCCACACCCAGTATGAAAACATCATATTAGCTGATTTATTTGTACTGTCCCTATTACTATCCTTTGTTCGTTTGAAAACTAATAACCTAAAATATTGTATTGCCATACACATGTTAAACAATATGGTGTCGGCATTATTTCTCTTTGGATAG
- a CDS encoding SPFH domain-containing protein produces the protein MFAVLTFALLGILFILFKLILIVEMREVCVIERLGKFRAVMHPGIHFLIPFFDRVAYRHETREQVLDIPAQSCISKDNIQIDVDGLVYIKVMDGAKASYGIEDYRRASVNLAQTTMRSEIGKLNLSQTFSERDTLNETIVREIDKASDPWGIKVLRYEVRNITPSINVIHTLEKQMEAERNKRAEITLANAARDSMINLSEGDRQEAINLSEGDKQKQINEAEGRAKEIEIIADATAQGISLIADAANQPCGDDAIKMRLMEEYIQQVGNVLNTADVSILPSEIAKLEGFFEGMDKVTATAQGAK, from the coding sequence GTGTTTGCAGTATTAACTTTTGCCTTATTAGGCATACTATTTATTTTATTCAAACTGATACTCATTGTTGAAATGCGCGAAGTTTGTGTAATTGAACGATTAGGGAAATTCAGAGCGGTAATGCACCCAGGTATACACTTTTTAATTCCGTTTTTTGACCGAGTAGCCTACAGGCACGAAACCCGGGAGCAAGTATTAGATATACCAGCGCAAAGCTGTATTTCTAAGGACAACATTCAAATTGATGTTGATGGTTTGGTTTACATAAAAGTAATGGATGGCGCTAAAGCCAGTTACGGTATTGAAGATTACCGCCGAGCAAGTGTTAACTTAGCTCAAACAACAATGCGGAGTGAGATTGGTAAATTAAATTTGAGCCAAACGTTTTCAGAACGTGACACCTTAAATGAAACCATCGTTAGAGAAATTGATAAAGCCTCTGATCCTTGGGGTATAAAGGTACTGCGCTATGAAGTGCGCAATATCACCCCGTCAATAAATGTAATTCACACGCTTGAAAAGCAAATGGAAGCTGAACGTAATAAACGCGCTGAAATAACGCTTGCCAATGCTGCTCGTGATTCAATGATTAACTTATCAGAAGGTGATCGCCAAGAAGCAATTAACTTGTCTGAAGGTGATAAACAAAAACAAATCAATGAAGCCGAAGGCCGCGCTAAAGAAATTGAAATTATTGCTGATGCAACAGCGCAAGGTATTAGTTTAATTGCCGATGCTGCTAATCAGCCTTGTGGCGATGATGCGATTAAAATGCGCTTGATGGAAGAGTATATCCAACAAGTTGGTAATGTTTTAAATACTGCCGATGTTTCTATTTTACCAAGTGAGATTGCTAAACTTGAAGGATTCTTCGAAGGCATGGATAAAGTAACAGCAACAGCACAAGGAGCTAAATAA
- a CDS encoding SPFH domain-containing protein: protein MEFLNSYAPADLIVLIVWGAIFLTFIVKLFQSICLVPTKSAYVVERLGKYHKTLDAGFHALLPFIDRVAYIQDLKEETIDVPPQECFSKDEVNVEVDGVIYISVTEPIKSSYGIVDYRFAAMQLAQTTTRSVIGTLDLDRTFEERDVISAKVVDVLDKAGEAWGIRVHRYEIKNITPPQTVRLAMEMQVNAERERRAIMAKSEGDKQSVINRSEGIKRETINISEGEKQRRINAAEGKASEILSLAKATAESIKKVANVINQEGGQKALEMQLSEQYLKQMKGLSKESRKVILPANLLDYQQWMNTMGLAKVNKNKV, encoded by the coding sequence ATGGAATTTTTAAATAGTTATGCACCAGCCGATTTAATTGTATTAATCGTTTGGGGCGCGATATTTTTAACCTTTATTGTGAAGTTATTTCAATCAATTTGCTTAGTCCCTACTAAGTCCGCTTACGTAGTGGAGCGCTTGGGTAAATACCACAAAACCCTCGATGCAGGTTTTCATGCTTTGTTGCCATTTATTGACCGTGTTGCATACATCCAAGATTTAAAAGAAGAAACCATAGATGTGCCACCGCAAGAGTGTTTCTCAAAAGATGAGGTTAATGTTGAAGTTGACGGGGTTATCTATATTTCGGTTACTGAGCCAATTAAATCAAGCTACGGTATAGTTGATTATCGTTTTGCGGCGATGCAACTAGCACAAACAACAACTCGCTCTGTTATTGGTACGTTAGATTTAGACCGAACGTTTGAAGAGCGCGATGTGATCAGTGCAAAGGTAGTTGATGTATTAGACAAAGCCGGTGAAGCTTGGGGTATTAGAGTACATCGTTATGAAATAAAAAATATAACGCCGCCACAAACCGTACGATTAGCAATGGAAATGCAGGTAAATGCTGAACGAGAGCGCCGGGCAATAATGGCAAAAAGTGAAGGTGATAAACAAAGTGTTATTAATCGCTCTGAAGGTATAAAACGTGAAACAATAAATATTTCAGAAGGTGAAAAACAGCGCCGTATTAATGCTGCTGAGGGTAAAGCTTCGGAGATTTTATCTTTGGCGAAAGCAACGGCTGAATCGATAAAAAAAGTAGCCAATGTTATTAACCAAGAAGGTGGTCAAAAAGCCTTAGAAATGCAACTAAGTGAACAATACTTAAAACAGATGAAAGGACTAAGCAAAGAAAGCCGTAAAGTGATATTGCCTGCTAATTTGCTCGACTACCAACAATGGATGAATACAATGGGTCTTGCAAAGGTTAATAAAAACAAGGTATAA
- a CDS encoding urocanate hydratase — MTNLIDFQQQIKQGIPTELPATKPYPQDANRAPKRKDILNADEKQLALRNALRYFPKEWHQELAQEFAQELKDFGRIYMYRFKPSYELKARSVADYPAKCEQAAAIMLMVENNLDPAVAQHPEELITYGGNGAVFQNWAQYLLAMKYLSEMESDQTLHLYSGHPMGLFPSSKDAPRVVVTNGMMIPNYSQPDDWEKFNALGVTQYGQMTAGSFMYIGPQGIVHGTTITVMNAFRKVLNKDETSLGKVFLTAGLGGMSGAQPKAGNIAKCVTVCAEVNPKAAIKRHQQGWVDELIDNIDELIKRVKEAQANEEVVSIAYIGNIVDVWEAFDEQDVFIHLGSDQTSLHNPWSGGYYPVDISYEESNRLIREEPEVFKVKVQQTLKRHADAVNKHTAKGTYFFDYGNAFLLEASRAGGDVMAENGIDFKYPSYVQDILGPMCFDYGFGPFRWVCASGKSEDLDKTDAIAAQVLTKIMAESPAEIQQQMQDNITWIKDAKQNKLVVGSQARILYADAQGRIEIAKAFNDAINSGEIGPVVLGRDHHDVSGTDSPYRETSNIYDGSRFTADMAIHNVIGDSFRGATWVSIHNGGGVGWGEVTNGGFGMLLDGTEDAERKLKSMLLFDVNNGIARRSWARNEEANFAIKREMARTPKLKVTLANLVDDDILNNLSL, encoded by the coding sequence ATGACAAATTTAATCGATTTTCAACAACAAATTAAGCAAGGTATTCCAACAGAATTACCTGCAACTAAACCTTATCCGCAGGACGCTAACCGTGCACCTAAACGTAAAGATATTTTAAATGCTGACGAAAAACAGTTAGCACTTAGAAATGCCCTGCGTTACTTCCCAAAAGAGTGGCACCAGGAATTAGCACAAGAGTTTGCTCAGGAATTAAAAGACTTCGGCCGCATCTATATGTACCGTTTCAAGCCGAGCTATGAATTAAAAGCACGTTCAGTTGCTGATTACCCGGCAAAATGTGAGCAAGCGGCGGCTATTATGCTGATGGTCGAAAACAATTTAGATCCAGCCGTGGCTCAGCACCCAGAAGAACTTATTACTTATGGCGGCAATGGCGCAGTTTTCCAAAACTGGGCGCAATACCTGTTAGCGATGAAGTATTTGAGTGAAATGGAAAGTGATCAAACGTTACATCTATACTCAGGCCACCCAATGGGACTGTTTCCGTCATCTAAAGACGCGCCCCGTGTAGTTGTTACCAATGGCATGATGATCCCGAACTACTCACAACCAGACGACTGGGAAAAGTTTAACGCCTTAGGTGTTACCCAGTACGGACAGATGACTGCGGGTTCATTTATGTATATTGGTCCGCAAGGTATTGTTCACGGCACCACAATTACCGTGATGAATGCGTTCCGTAAGGTCCTAAATAAAGATGAAACATCTCTAGGTAAAGTTTTTCTTACCGCAGGTTTAGGTGGCATGAGTGGTGCTCAACCAAAAGCTGGCAACATCGCTAAGTGCGTTACTGTATGTGCTGAGGTAAATCCGAAAGCGGCTATTAAGCGTCATCAGCAAGGATGGGTTGATGAACTTATCGATAACATTGATGAGTTGATTAAACGAGTTAAAGAAGCCCAAGCGAATGAAGAAGTCGTATCGATTGCTTACATAGGCAATATTGTCGATGTATGGGAAGCTTTTGATGAGCAAGACGTATTTATTCACTTAGGCTCAGATCAAACGTCACTGCATAACCCTTGGTCGGGCGGTTATTACCCGGTAGACATCAGTTATGAAGAATCGAATCGTTTAATTCGTGAAGAGCCAGAAGTGTTCAAAGTTAAAGTTCAACAAACTTTGAAGCGTCATGCTGACGCGGTTAATAAACATACCGCTAAAGGCACTTATTTCTTTGACTACGGCAACGCCTTTTTGCTGGAAGCATCCCGCGCTGGTGGCGATGTAATGGCTGAAAATGGCATAGACTTTAAGTACCCTTCATACGTTCAGGATATTCTTGGACCTATGTGTTTCGACTATGGATTTGGACCATTTCGCTGGGTATGTGCTTCTGGTAAGTCTGAAGATTTGGATAAAACCGATGCGATTGCAGCACAAGTGTTAACCAAAATCATGGCAGAGTCGCCTGCTGAAATTCAGCAACAAATGCAAGACAATATCACTTGGATTAAAGACGCCAAGCAAAACAAATTAGTGGTTGGCTCGCAAGCACGAATTCTTTATGCCGATGCACAAGGTCGAATTGAAATTGCCAAAGCATTCAACGATGCCATAAATAGCGGCGAGATTGGCCCTGTAGTTTTAGGTCGTGATCATCATGACGTAAGTGGTACAGATTCACCGTATCGCGAAACTTCTAATATTTATGATGGCAGTCGCTTTACTGCAGATATGGCTATCCACAATGTAATTGGTGACAGTTTCCGTGGTGCTACATGGGTTTCTATCCATAATGGTGGCGGTGTCGGTTGGGGTGAAGTGACAAATGGTGGTTTTGGCATGCTACTTGATGGTACTGAAGATGCAGAGCGCAAACTCAAGTCTATGCTGTTATTTGATGTGAACAACGGTATTGCTAGACGCAGTTGGGCACGAAATGAAGAAGCTAACTTTGCCATTAAACGAGAAATGGCAAGAACACCTAAACTAAAAGTTACCTTGGCTAACTTAGTTGATGACGATATTTTAAATAACTTATCGCTGTAA